In Amycolatopsis jiangsuensis, the following proteins share a genomic window:
- the coaBC gene encoding bifunctional phosphopantothenoylcysteine decarboxylase/phosphopantothenate--cysteine ligase CoaBC — MSDAKPRVVLGVGGGIAAYKACEVLRGLTESGHDVRVVPTESALNFVGAATFEALSGHPVHTGVFTEVPEVQHVRVGKEADLVLVVPATANLLAKAAHGLADDLLTNTLLTARCPVAFFPAMHTEMWEHPATRDNVALLRSRGMTVTEPAAGRLTGVDTGKGRLADPAEIVDLARLLLEVPAALPRDLEGLRVAISAGGTREPLDPVRYLGNRSSGKQGYALARVAAQRGAEVTLVAGHTAELPAPAGATLARVSTAEELRTAMRSAAAEADVVVMAAAVADFRPASRAEHKIKKSDDAPDPVLTLDRNPDILAELVRERRDGQTVVGFAAETGDEHGSVLEHAHAKLRRKGADLLVVNAVGDGKAFGTEDNSGWLLTADGGEEAIPLGAKARLAATLWDAVTALRARRSRL, encoded by the coding sequence GTGAGTGACGCCAAGCCCAGGGTCGTCCTGGGCGTGGGCGGCGGGATCGCCGCCTACAAGGCGTGCGAGGTCCTGCGGGGCCTCACCGAATCCGGGCACGACGTGCGTGTCGTGCCCACCGAGTCCGCGCTGAACTTTGTCGGCGCGGCGACCTTCGAGGCACTGTCCGGGCATCCGGTGCACACCGGCGTGTTCACCGAGGTGCCCGAAGTGCAGCACGTGCGGGTCGGCAAGGAGGCCGATCTCGTACTGGTCGTCCCGGCGACCGCGAACCTGCTGGCCAAGGCCGCGCACGGGCTCGCCGACGACCTGCTCACGAACACCCTGCTCACCGCCCGGTGCCCGGTCGCGTTCTTCCCGGCCATGCACACCGAGATGTGGGAGCATCCGGCCACCCGCGACAACGTGGCGCTGCTGCGTTCCCGCGGGATGACCGTCACCGAACCGGCCGCGGGCCGGCTGACCGGAGTGGACACCGGCAAGGGCCGGCTCGCCGATCCGGCGGAGATCGTGGACCTGGCTCGGCTGCTGCTCGAGGTGCCCGCCGCGCTGCCGCGGGATCTCGAGGGCCTGCGGGTGGCCATCTCCGCGGGCGGCACCCGTGAACCACTGGACCCGGTCCGCTACCTCGGCAACCGCTCGTCGGGCAAACAGGGCTACGCGCTCGCCCGGGTCGCCGCGCAGCGGGGTGCCGAGGTGACGCTGGTCGCCGGGCACACCGCCGAGCTGCCCGCGCCCGCGGGCGCCACGCTGGCGCGGGTGTCGACCGCGGAGGAGCTGCGTACCGCGATGCGGTCCGCGGCCGCGGAGGCCGACGTGGTGGTGATGGCCGCCGCGGTCGCCGATTTCCGGCCGGCCAGCCGGGCCGAGCACAAGATCAAGAAGTCCGACGACGCCCCGGATCCGGTGCTGACCCTGGACCGCAATCCGGACATCCTCGCCGAGCTGGTGCGTGAACGCCGGGACGGGCAGACCGTGGTCGGGTTCGCCGCGGAAACCGGGGACGAGCACGGCAGCGTGCTCGAGCACGCGCACGCGAAGCTGCGCCGCAAGGGTGCGGACCTGCTCGTGGTGAACGCGGTCGGCGACGGCAAGGCGTTCGGCACCGAGGACAACTCGGGCTGGCTGCTGACCGCCGACGGCGGCGAGGAGGCCATCCCGCTCGGCGCCAAGGCCCGGCTCGCAGCCACATTGTGGGACGCGGTCACGGCTTTGCGCGCTCGTCGATCCCGGCTTTAG
- the rpoZ gene encoding DNA-directed RNA polymerase subunit omega yields the protein MAVQQATLEELEGITNPPIDDLLEKVSSKYALVIYSAKRARQINDYYAQLGEGLLEYVGPLVEPGPREKPLSIALREIHGGLLEHTEGE from the coding sequence GTGGCTGTGCAACAGGCGACGCTGGAAGAGCTCGAAGGCATCACCAACCCGCCGATCGACGACCTGCTCGAGAAGGTCTCCTCGAAATACGCGCTGGTGATCTACTCGGCCAAGCGGGCCCGGCAGATCAACGACTACTACGCGCAGCTCGGCGAGGGCCTGCTGGAGTACGTCGGTCCGCTGGTCGAGCCCGGCCCCCGGGAGAAGCCGCTGTCGATCGCGCTGCGCGAGATCCACGGCGGGCTGCTCGAGCACACCGAGGGTGAGTGA
- the gmk gene encoding guanylate kinase, with translation MSGAGRDCPVTPGTDRDGEPAAGEFPRPRLTVVSGPSGVGKSSVVGQLRRLDPDIYFSVSVTTRAPRPGEVEGNHYHFVDAAEFDRMVAQHRLLEWAEFAGNRYGTPREPVERALAQGRPAVLEIELQGARQVRVAMPEARLVMLMPPSWEELVGRLTGRGTEDEAAVRARLAEAERELAAAGEFDVRLVNADVGTAARRLLDLMTGGEVSAAAIPDDTE, from the coding sequence GTGAGCGGCGCCGGTCGGGACTGCCCGGTGACCCCGGGGACCGACCGCGACGGTGAGCCGGCGGCGGGGGAGTTCCCCCGCCCCCGGCTCACCGTCGTCTCGGGGCCCTCCGGCGTCGGGAAGTCGAGTGTGGTGGGACAGCTGCGCCGGCTCGATCCGGACATCTACTTCAGTGTTTCGGTCACCACGCGGGCGCCACGGCCGGGCGAGGTGGAGGGGAACCACTACCACTTCGTCGACGCCGCCGAGTTCGACCGGATGGTGGCGCAGCACCGGCTCCTGGAGTGGGCCGAGTTCGCCGGCAACCGGTACGGCACCCCGCGCGAGCCCGTGGAGCGGGCGCTCGCGCAGGGCCGCCCGGCGGTGCTGGAGATCGAACTGCAGGGCGCGCGGCAGGTGCGCGTGGCGATGCCGGAGGCCCGGCTGGTGATGCTGATGCCGCCGTCCTGGGAGGAACTCGTCGGACGGCTCACCGGGCGCGGCACCGAGGACGAGGCCGCGGTCCGCGCGCGGCTGGCCGAGGCGGAGCGCGAACTGGCCGCGGCCGGAGAGTTCGACGTGCGGCTGGTGAACGCCGACGTGGGGACCGCCGCGCGGAGGTTGCTAGACTTGATGACCGGTGGCGAAGTCTCCGCCGCCGCAATCCCGGACGATACGGAGTAG
- the mihF gene encoding integration host factor, actinobacterial type codes for MALPQLTEEQRAAALEKAAAARRIRAELKERLKRGGTTLADVLKQAEENEVLGKMKVSALLEALPGVGKVRAQQTMERLEIAPSRRLRGLGDRQRKALLAEFSGE; via the coding sequence GTGGCACTTCCCCAGCTGACAGAGGAACAGCGTGCTGCGGCGCTGGAGAAGGCCGCCGCCGCCCGCCGCATCCGTGCTGAGCTGAAGGAGCGGCTGAAGCGGGGCGGTACCACTCTGGCCGACGTGCTGAAGCAGGCCGAGGAGAACGAGGTCCTCGGCAAGATGAAGGTCTCGGCCCTGCTCGAGGCGCTCCCCGGCGTCGGCAAGGTCCGTGCCCAGCAGACCATGGAACGACTGGAGATCGCCCCCAGCCGCAGGCTCCGCGGGCTCGGCGACCGGCAGCGCAAGGCGCTGCTGGCCGAGTTCAGCGGCGAGTGA